One window from the genome of Rufibacter tibetensis encodes:
- a CDS encoding DUF1599 domain-containing protein, producing the protein MIHQTAQEYNRVIEACQRLFLQKTQDYGTAWRILRLPSITDQIFIKAQRIRSIQEKGTQKIQDGITSEFVAIVNYCVIALMQEQLLAQGETEQALPVERVKELYEEEIRKTHALQQDKNHDYGEAWRSMRVESMTDLILMKIYRTKQIEDNAGHTLVSEGVEANYRDMLNYAVFCLIKLNYPAHGSPSS; encoded by the coding sequence TTGATTCACCAAACTGCCCAGGAGTACAACCGAGTGATTGAGGCATGCCAGCGCTTGTTTTTGCAAAAAACCCAGGACTATGGTACCGCCTGGAGAATACTCAGACTGCCTTCCATCACTGACCAGATTTTTATAAAGGCCCAACGCATCCGCTCCATCCAGGAGAAAGGCACCCAGAAGATACAGGATGGTATCACCTCTGAGTTTGTGGCCATTGTAAATTACTGTGTGATTGCCCTTATGCAGGAGCAGTTACTGGCACAGGGCGAGACCGAGCAGGCTTTGCCGGTGGAGCGGGTGAAGGAGCTGTACGAAGAAGAGATACGGAAGACGCATGCCTTGCAACAGGATAAAAACCATGATTATGGCGAAGCCTGGCGCAGTATGCGGGTTGAGTCCATGACTGATTTGATTTTGATGAAGATTTACCGGACCAAACAGATAGAAGACAATGCCGGCCACACGCTGGTTTCTGAGGGTGTAGAAGCCAATTACCGTGACATGCTCAACTATGCTGTGTTCTGCCTTATAAAACTAAACTACCCTGCCCATGGCTCTCCGTCTTCTTAG
- a CDS encoding 3'-5' exonuclease → MSDAPFLPLFPQLTPILSNATALDFETTGVSGSKGRVIEIGAVKSAHGKVVGRFHTLVKLKGELPKKITEITGITHEDLVNAMEERTAFSILKEFIGDSTVVAHNAPFDLGFLYSTYRRLKLGPVQHPFLDTLSVCRLRQPSPRNLPDMCKAYGIPLTRWHRALPDATATWHLLHRLHEESPLDGMRNKLVLNPKYPAPFWLPPLAEVLSPPASLR, encoded by the coding sequence ATGTCTGACGCGCCTTTTCTACCGCTTTTCCCGCAACTCACCCCCATCCTCAGCAATGCAACCGCCCTGGATTTTGAAACCACCGGGGTAAGCGGAAGCAAAGGACGGGTGATTGAAATAGGAGCTGTTAAGAGTGCGCACGGCAAAGTTGTCGGCCGGTTTCACACCTTGGTAAAACTGAAAGGGGAACTACCCAAAAAGATAACTGAGATCACCGGCATCACGCATGAGGACCTGGTAAATGCCATGGAAGAGCGTACTGCCTTCTCTATTCTGAAGGAGTTTATAGGCGATAGCACCGTAGTAGCCCACAACGCTCCTTTTGACCTTGGCTTTCTGTACAGCACCTACCGCAGACTAAAGCTGGGACCGGTGCAGCATCCGTTCCTGGATACCCTGTCGGTGTGCCGCTTGCGCCAGCCGTCGCCGCGTAATTTGCCAGACATGTGCAAAGCCTATGGCATTCCGCTTACCCGATGGCACCGTGCCCTGCCAGACGCCACCGCTACCTGGCACCTGCTCCACCGCCTCCATGAAGAAAGCCCCTTAGATGGCATGCGCAACAAGCTTGTTCTAAATCCCAAGTACCCGGCCCCGTTCTGGCTGCCTCCGCTAGCCGAGGTCCTTTCTCCGCCCGCTTCCCTTCGATAG
- the cdaA gene encoding diadenylate cyclase CdaA — MISLFSIGFLEIEWLDIIDVLLVTVLLYQLYKLLTGSVALKIFLGLLSVYLLYLVVKAAGMELLTIILGQFMGVGVLAAIIVFQPEIRRFLLMIGKTTAFNNERLFRSFPWRRTENADKLPITPFIEAAKSLAGKNTGALIVFARSSELRYFAESGDAIDAIVSKRLLISIFNKNSPLHDGAVIIQGNRIKAARCILPVTESNDVPASMGLRHRAAIGLSEVTDSVVLVVSEETGQIALVRNGEVYRNLSAADLRSKLNHFLFDIEPKVVEKVAAA, encoded by the coding sequence GTGATTTCATTATTTTCCATAGGGTTTTTAGAGATAGAATGGCTTGACATTATTGATGTCTTGCTGGTAACGGTACTATTGTACCAACTCTACAAACTCCTGACTGGAAGTGTGGCGCTGAAGATTTTCCTGGGGCTGTTGTCCGTTTACCTGCTCTACCTGGTAGTGAAAGCCGCCGGCATGGAACTGCTCACCATCATCCTGGGCCAGTTCATGGGCGTGGGTGTTTTGGCGGCCATTATTGTCTTTCAGCCCGAAATCAGGCGTTTTCTGCTCATGATCGGCAAGACCACGGCGTTCAACAACGAGCGCCTGTTCAGGAGCTTTCCGTGGCGCCGCACCGAGAACGCCGACAAACTTCCCATCACCCCCTTCATTGAAGCAGCCAAGTCATTAGCCGGTAAAAACACCGGTGCATTGATCGTTTTTGCCCGAAGCTCAGAACTACGCTACTTCGCAGAGTCTGGTGATGCCATTGACGCTATTGTGAGCAAGCGATTGCTGATTTCCATCTTCAACAAGAACAGTCCCTTGCATGACGGCGCCGTGATCATTCAGGGCAACCGCATCAAAGCCGCCCGCTGCATCTTGCCCGTGACGGAGAGCAACGACGTTCCCGCCTCCATGGGGTTGCGCCACCGGGCTGCCATTGGCCTCTCAGAAGTAACGGACAGCGTGGTGCTGGTGGTCTCTGAGGAAACCGGTCAGATTGCTTTAGTACGTAATGGGGAAGTGTACCGAAATCTATCGGCCGCTGACCTGCGCTCCAAGCTTAACCACTTCCTGTTTGACATTGAGCCGAAGGTGGTAGAGAAAGTAGCAGCTGCGTAA
- a CDS encoding serine hydrolase yields MRFPQLLLLLLLLSSTFSVFAQKTAKEKPDQKLTRKLQDLTKSFQGEVGIYVRHLKTGKMVAINADTLFPTASMIKVPIMVGVFDKIEKGELNPKAILRYRDSLYYAGEDIVGNFKDSSTVALSKIQMLSITTSDNTGSLWLQHLTGTGTAINAWLEQNGFEHTRMNSRTPGRRANWQKYGWGQTTPREMASLVTMIREGKAVSPAASERMYRNLGRIYVDDVALSQIPPTVQTASKQGAVDQSRSEVVLVNAPHGDYVFCIITKNQKDESWEYNNAGYALIRAVSSTLWNHFEPKSDWKPAKGVEKY; encoded by the coding sequence ATGCGATTCCCTCAACTCCTTTTACTTCTTCTGCTGCTTTCTTCCACTTTTTCGGTTTTCGCGCAGAAAACAGCTAAAGAGAAACCGGACCAGAAACTGACGCGGAAACTTCAGGACCTTACCAAAAGCTTTCAGGGCGAGGTGGGCATTTACGTGCGGCACTTGAAAACCGGGAAAATGGTGGCCATCAACGCAGACACCCTTTTTCCTACCGCCAGCATGATCAAGGTGCCTATTATGGTGGGCGTGTTTGACAAAATAGAGAAAGGAGAACTGAACCCTAAGGCCATTCTGCGCTACCGCGATTCACTGTATTACGCCGGCGAGGACATTGTTGGCAACTTCAAAGACAGCTCCACGGTAGCTTTAAGCAAAATCCAGATGCTGAGCATTACCACCTCAGACAATACTGGCAGCCTCTGGTTGCAGCACCTGACCGGCACTGGCACTGCCATCAACGCCTGGCTGGAGCAGAATGGCTTTGAACACACCAGAATGAATTCCCGCACCCCGGGCCGACGCGCCAACTGGCAGAAGTACGGCTGGGGTCAAACTACTCCGCGCGAGATGGCGAGTCTTGTCACCATGATCAGAGAAGGGAAGGCCGTTAGTCCAGCCGCGAGTGAGCGCATGTACCGCAACCTAGGCCGTATCTACGTAGATGACGTGGCGCTCTCTCAGATTCCGCCAACGGTACAGACCGCCTCCAAGCAAGGAGCTGTAGACCAATCCCGCTCAGAAGTGGTCCTGGTCAATGCCCCGCATGGCGATTATGTCTTCTGCATCATCACCAAAAACCAGAAAGACGAAAGTTGGGAATACAACAACGCGGGCTACGCACTAATCAGAGCGGTCTCCAGCACCCTTTGGAATCACTTTGAGCCTAAATCTGATTGGAAGCCAGCCAAAGGCGTTGAAAAGTATTAA
- the folP gene encoding dihydropteroate synthase: protein MGILNLTPDSFYANSRLQNVSEAVAQAGKMLNEGASILDIGGYSTRPGAPEVSEQEELNRVVPIIEALSKAYPEALLSIDTFRARVAEEAVQRGAHIINDVSGGTLDQNMFSTAGRLGVPYILMHMRGTPQNMALQNQYLNGLLEEIVSFFAERVALLRAAGVKDILLDPGFGFAKNVEQNYQLLRRFKELEVFELPLLIGLSRKSMTYKPLLVGPEEALTGTIVANTLALLNGADILRVHDVKEAVHTIEIVKKMLTA, encoded by the coding sequence ATGGGAATCCTTAACCTCACCCCGGATTCTTTCTATGCCAACAGTAGGCTGCAGAATGTATCAGAAGCGGTAGCACAGGCCGGAAAAATGCTGAACGAGGGTGCCTCCATTTTAGACATTGGTGGTTATTCTACGAGACCGGGAGCGCCTGAAGTTTCAGAACAGGAAGAGCTGAATCGCGTAGTACCAATAATAGAGGCGCTGTCCAAAGCTTATCCAGAGGCGCTGTTGTCCATAGACACGTTCAGGGCCCGGGTGGCGGAAGAAGCGGTTCAGAGGGGGGCACACATCATCAATGATGTTTCAGGAGGCACGTTAGACCAGAACATGTTCTCCACCGCTGGCAGATTAGGGGTACCGTACATTCTCATGCACATGCGCGGCACACCGCAGAACATGGCCTTGCAGAACCAGTACCTCAACGGCCTGCTGGAAGAAATAGTCTCATTTTTTGCCGAGCGGGTGGCGTTGCTGAGAGCGGCCGGTGTGAAAGACATTCTGCTGGACCCAGGTTTTGGTTTCGCAAAAAATGTGGAACAAAACTATCAACTGTTGCGCCGGTTTAAAGAACTAGAGGTGTTTGAGTTACCCCTTTTAATTGGGCTCTCCCGCAAATCTATGACCTATAAACCATTGCTGGTAGGTCCTGAGGAAGCCCTTACAGGCACAATTGTTGCCAATACGCTGGCGTTACTGAACGGGGCAGACATTCTGCGGGTGCATGATGTGAAAGAGGCGGTTCATACTATTGAGATTGTAAAAAAGATGTTGACGGCGTGA
- a CDS encoding phytoene desaturase family protein, whose translation MRSTQYDAVVVGSGPNGLAAAITLQQAGLEVLLVEGKDQLGGGLRSQELTLPGFVHDVCSAIHPLAAGSPFFKTLPLQEHGLEFLYPPVSAAHPFDNGTAAALFTSLQDTAQSLGKDQQAYLNLMQPLVKSWPAMAPDVLGPLRIPSHPIDLASFGLNALTSATFLANRFKTQEARGLWAGMAAHSIQPLSNLTTSAIGLVLMAVGHLQGWPVPKGGSQQIANALVSYFQSLGGKVETGVYVTSLDQLPKSKAVLLDVTPKQLLEIAGEKLTPFYRKQLYRYRYGMGVFKMDWALDGPIPFTAPECRQAGTIHIGNTLEEIAASEKASAAGHHPQKPFVLLAQQSLFDNTRAPKGKHTAWAYCHVPNGSTEDMTQAIENQVERFAPGFKDLILARHTMNTAQMQAHNPNYIGGDINGGIIDIGQLYTRPVVSLSPYQTSAKGLYLCSSSTPPGGGVHGMCGYHAAKRALKDVFHLKAPELSTKN comes from the coding sequence GTGCGTAGTACTCAATATGATGCGGTAGTGGTAGGTTCCGGGCCTAACGGATTAGCGGCGGCAATTACCTTACAACAAGCCGGGTTGGAGGTGCTGTTGGTAGAAGGCAAAGACCAGTTAGGCGGGGGGCTTCGGTCCCAGGAATTGACCTTGCCGGGTTTTGTGCACGATGTATGCTCGGCCATTCATCCGTTGGCTGCGGGTTCTCCGTTCTTCAAAACCCTGCCGCTGCAAGAGCACGGGCTGGAGTTCCTGTATCCGCCAGTTTCGGCGGCGCACCCCTTTGACAATGGAACGGCAGCAGCCCTGTTCACTTCGCTGCAAGATACGGCACAGTCTCTGGGGAAAGACCAGCAGGCGTATTTGAACCTGATGCAGCCGCTGGTGAAAAGCTGGCCCGCCATGGCACCTGATGTGCTGGGCCCCTTGCGTATTCCCAGCCACCCCATTGACTTGGCGTCCTTCGGGTTAAACGCGCTTACCTCAGCCACCTTTTTGGCGAACCGCTTCAAAACCCAAGAGGCTCGTGGGTTGTGGGCGGGTATGGCGGCGCACTCTATACAGCCTTTGTCAAACTTAACTACTTCGGCAATTGGCCTGGTGCTCATGGCCGTGGGGCATTTGCAGGGCTGGCCTGTTCCCAAAGGAGGTTCTCAGCAAATCGCAAACGCGTTGGTATCTTACTTCCAGAGTTTAGGGGGCAAGGTGGAGACTGGGGTTTATGTGACCTCCCTGGACCAATTGCCCAAAAGCAAAGCGGTTCTTTTAGATGTTACACCCAAGCAATTGCTGGAAATAGCCGGAGAGAAACTTACCCCGTTCTACCGGAAACAGCTGTACCGCTACCGGTACGGCATGGGAGTTTTCAAGATGGACTGGGCCCTAGATGGCCCGATTCCGTTCACCGCACCTGAATGCCGTCAAGCCGGAACCATTCACATAGGGAATACGCTGGAAGAAATTGCGGCCTCTGAGAAAGCATCGGCGGCTGGGCACCATCCGCAGAAACCGTTTGTGTTGTTGGCCCAGCAAAGCCTGTTTGACAATACCCGTGCCCCCAAGGGGAAGCATACCGCCTGGGCCTACTGTCACGTGCCCAACGGTTCTACCGAAGACATGACGCAGGCCATTGAAAATCAGGTGGAGCGTTTCGCGCCCGGTTTTAAAGATTTGATTCTGGCCCGGCACACCATGAATACCGCTCAAATGCAAGCGCACAACCCCAACTACATTGGCGGTGACATTAACGGGGGCATTATTGATATAGGGCAATTGTACACGCGCCCGGTGGTGAGCTTGTCACCTTACCAGACTTCGGCGAAAGGACTGTATTTATGTTCCTCGTCCACGCCTCCGGGCGGCGGGGTGCACGGGATGTGTGGTTATCATGCCGCCAAACGTGCTTTGAAAGATGTCTTCCATTTGAAGGCTCCTGAGTTAAGCACGAAAAATTAA